The Triticum aestivum cultivar Chinese Spring chromosome 7B, IWGSC CS RefSeq v2.1, whole genome shotgun sequence genome window below encodes:
- the LOC123157665 gene encoding TSET complex member tstD-like, producing the protein MLEDLSCYNICILKSQSNGSVSIVYTMIGDVCLYIVSKDEYDELALSEVIFAVMSAVKDVCAKPPTERLFLDKYGRICPCLDEIIWQVPPDNTEKDKVQRLIRLKPPVEPCCLNASAASLLGCY; encoded by the exons atGCTAGAGGATTTGAGTTGCTACAACATATGTATCTTGAAGTCCCAGTCCAATGG GTCGGTCTCCATTGTCTATACCATGATTGGGGATGTCTGCCTGTACATTGTCAGCAAGGATGAATATGATGAGCTTGCTC TGTCGGAGGTGATCTTTGCTGTTATGTCGGCGGTGAAGGATGTGTGCGCAAAACCACCCACCGAGCGCCTCTTCCTTGACAAGTACGGGAGGATCTGCCCATGCCTCGATGAGATCATTTGGCAG GTGCCGCCGGATAACACGGAGAAGGATAAGGTTCAGAGGCTGATCAGGCTCAAGCCTCCCGTGGAGCCATG TTGTTTGAATGCTTCTGCTGCTAGCCTCCTAGGCTGCTACTAG